One window of the Shewanella cyperi genome contains the following:
- the parE gene encoding DNA topoisomerase IV subunit B produces MTNQYTSDAIEVLNGLDPVKRRPGMYTDTTRPNHLGQEVIDNSVDEALAGHATRIDVTLHTDNSLEVIDDGRGMPVDIHPEEGIPGVELILTKLHAGGKFSNKNYQFSGGLHGVGISVVNALSKRVEITVRRDGQVYDMAFANGDKVEELRVSGTCGRRNTGTRVHFWPDASYFDSANFSITKLTHLLKAKAVLCPGLRIKFTNKHTGEVLEWFYEAGLPDYLKSSLGDVLMLPEEPFIGSFSGNHEAADWAITWLPEGGECLTESYVNLIPTPLGGTHVNGFRQGLLESMREFCEFRNLIPRGIKLSPEDIWDRSAYILSIKMQDPQFAGQTKEKLSSRQSAAFVSGIVRDAFSLWLNSHTDLAEALAEMCISNAQKRLKAAKKVARKKVTSGPALPGKLTDCSGQDPMRSELFLVEGDSAGGSAKQARDREFQAIMPLRGKILNTWEVDASQVLASQEVHDISVAIGCDPDSEDISELRYGKICILADADSDGLHIATLLCALFLKHYRVLVERGHVYVAMPPLFRIDIGKDVYYALDEAEKNGILDRIAAENKKGKVQVTRFKGLGEMNPLQLRETTMDPNTRRLVQLTIDDTEDTLAMMDMLLAKKRAGDRKTWLETKGDLASLL; encoded by the coding sequence ATGACTAACCAATACACCTCTGATGCCATTGAAGTGCTTAACGGATTGGATCCGGTTAAGCGTCGCCCCGGTATGTACACAGATACCACCCGTCCAAATCACCTGGGTCAGGAAGTCATAGACAACAGTGTGGACGAAGCCCTGGCGGGCCACGCGACCCGCATCGATGTCACCTTGCACACGGACAACTCCCTTGAGGTTATTGACGATGGCCGTGGTATGCCGGTGGATATCCACCCGGAAGAAGGCATTCCAGGGGTGGAATTGATCCTCACCAAACTGCACGCGGGCGGCAAGTTTTCCAACAAGAACTATCAATTCTCCGGCGGTCTGCACGGGGTGGGTATTTCCGTGGTTAACGCCCTGTCAAAAAGGGTGGAGATCACAGTGCGACGTGATGGTCAGGTGTACGACATGGCCTTCGCCAATGGCGACAAGGTGGAAGAGCTGCGGGTCAGCGGCACCTGTGGTCGCCGCAACACCGGTACCCGGGTACATTTCTGGCCCGATGCCAGCTATTTTGATTCGGCCAATTTTTCCATCACCAAGCTGACCCACCTGCTCAAGGCCAAGGCCGTTCTCTGCCCGGGTCTGAGGATCAAGTTCACCAATAAGCACACGGGTGAGGTGCTGGAATGGTTCTATGAGGCGGGTCTGCCTGACTATCTCAAGAGCTCCCTCGGTGATGTGCTCATGCTGCCGGAAGAGCCATTTATTGGCAGCTTCAGCGGCAATCATGAAGCGGCCGATTGGGCCATTACCTGGCTGCCGGAGGGAGGCGAGTGCCTCACAGAAAGCTATGTCAACCTGATCCCAACGCCGCTGGGTGGTACCCATGTGAACGGTTTCCGCCAGGGACTGCTGGAGTCCATGCGTGAGTTCTGTGAATTCCGCAATCTCATTCCCCGTGGTATCAAGCTGTCGCCGGAAGACATCTGGGACAGATCGGCCTACATCTTGTCGATCAAGATGCAGGATCCCCAATTTGCGGGCCAGACCAAGGAAAAACTGTCCAGTCGCCAAAGCGCCGCCTTTGTCTCAGGTATAGTGCGTGATGCCTTTTCCCTGTGGCTCAACAGCCACACGGACCTGGCCGAAGCCCTGGCGGAGATGTGCATCAGCAATGCCCAGAAAAGGCTCAAGGCCGCCAAAAAGGTGGCCCGCAAAAAGGTCACCTCGGGCCCGGCCCTGCCCGGCAAGCTGACCGACTGCAGTGGTCAGGACCCCATGCGCTCAGAGCTGTTTCTGGTGGAAGGGGACTCGGCCGGAGGCAGTGCCAAACAGGCCAGGGACCGCGAGTTTCAGGCGATCATGCCGCTGCGGGGCAAGATCCTCAACACCTGGGAAGTGGATGCCTCACAGGTGCTGGCCTCCCAGGAGGTGCACGATATTTCGGTGGCCATAGGTTGCGATCCCGACAGTGAGGATATTTCCGAATTGCGTTACGGTAAAATCTGTATTCTCGCCGATGCCGACTCAGACGGACTGCATATTGCGACCCTGCTGTGCGCCCTGTTCCTCAAGCATTACCGGGTGCTGGTGGAGCGCGGCCATGTGTATGTGGCCATGCCGCCCTTGTTCCGCATCGACATAGGCAAGGACGTATACTATGCCCTCGACGAAGCGGAGAAAAACGGCATACTCGACCGGATTGCTGCCGAAAATAAAAAGGGTAAGGTGCAGGTGACCCGCTTTAAGGGCCTGGGTGAAATGAACCCGCTGCAGCTGAGGGAAACCACAATGGATCCCAACACCCGTCGCCTGGTGCAGTTGACCATAGACGATACAGAAGACACCCTGGCCATGATGGACATGCTGCTGGCCAAGAAACGTGCCGGTGACCGCAAGACCTGGCTGGAAACCAAGGGTGATTTGGCATCACTGCTGTGA
- the parC gene encoding DNA topoisomerase IV subunit A: MSDAIDLSLDGVEQMPLRRFTEEAYLNYSMYVIMDRALPHIGDGLKPVQRRIVYAMSELGLSAQSKHKKSARTVGDVLGKYHPHGDSACYEAMVLMAQPFSYRYPLVDGQGNWGAPDDPKSFAAMRYTEARLSRFSEVLLSELGQGTVDWGVNFDGTLKEPRVLPARLPHILLNGITGIAVGMATDIPPHNARELANACIELLDNPNTELSRLMELVPGPDYPTEAEIITPAEELTRIYESGRGSLKMRAVWSLDNGEIVITALPHQASSGKILEQIAAQMQAKKLPMVTDLRDESDHENPVRLVIVPRSNRVDSEQLMAHLFATTDLEKSFRINLNVLGLDGRPQVKGLKAMLSEWLVFRTETVRRRLQYRLDKVLARLHILEALMIAFLNIDEVIEIIRFHDEPKAELMARFNLSDKQAEAILELKLRHLAKLEEMKIKAEQSELESERDKLEQILGSERRLKTLIKKELAQDAETYGDERRSPLVVRQESRALTEQELTPTEPVTVVLSEKGWVRCAKGHDIDAAGLSYKAGDNFLCSAMGRSNQQTVFIDSGGRAFSTDTHTLPSARSQGEPITTRFNLAPGETMEHVLLGDEQQCFLMASDAGYGFICTFADMVSRNKAGKALLSLPANAKSLPPRRVEKDANMSIVAITNEGRMLVFGVEALPQLAKGKGNKIIGIPSERAKLREELLTHLHLVPADSSVTLWAGKRKLTLKPADLEHYRGERGRRGAKLPRGLQRVDSVELGGDEAPSL; the protein is encoded by the coding sequence ATGAGTGACGCTATAGATCTCAGCCTCGATGGCGTGGAGCAGATGCCACTTCGGCGCTTCACCGAGGAGGCTTACCTCAATTATTCCATGTACGTGATCATGGACCGGGCGCTGCCACACATAGGTGACGGTCTCAAGCCGGTACAGCGCCGCATAGTCTACGCCATGAGCGAGCTGGGCCTGTCGGCCCAGAGCAAACACAAGAAGTCGGCCCGTACCGTGGGTGACGTTTTGGGTAAGTATCATCCCCACGGCGACAGCGCCTGTTATGAGGCCATGGTGCTGATGGCCCAGCCCTTTTCCTACCGCTACCCGCTGGTGGATGGTCAGGGAAACTGGGGGGCTCCGGACGATCCCAAATCCTTCGCTGCCATGCGTTATACCGAGGCCAGGCTGTCGCGTTTCTCCGAGGTGTTGCTGAGCGAGCTGGGGCAGGGGACTGTGGATTGGGGCGTCAACTTTGACGGCACCCTGAAAGAACCGCGGGTATTGCCGGCGCGCCTGCCGCACATCTTGCTCAACGGCATCACGGGTATCGCCGTGGGCATGGCGACCGATATCCCGCCCCACAATGCCCGCGAGCTGGCCAATGCCTGTATTGAATTGCTCGACAATCCCAACACCGAATTGTCGCGGCTGATGGAGTTGGTACCGGGGCCAGATTATCCGACCGAAGCCGAAATCATCACCCCGGCCGAAGAATTGACCCGCATTTATGAAAGTGGCCGCGGTTCCCTGAAAATGCGCGCCGTCTGGAGCCTGGACAACGGTGAGATAGTGATCACTGCCTTACCCCACCAGGCCAGCTCAGGCAAAATTCTGGAGCAGATTGCCGCCCAGATGCAGGCCAAGAAGCTGCCCATGGTGACGGACTTGCGCGACGAGTCCGACCATGAAAACCCGGTGCGCCTGGTCATAGTGCCACGCTCCAACCGGGTCGACAGCGAGCAGCTGATGGCGCACCTGTTTGCCACCACGGATCTGGAAAAGAGCTTCCGCATCAACCTTAACGTGCTGGGACTGGACGGCCGTCCCCAGGTCAAGGGGCTCAAGGCCATGCTGAGCGAGTGGCTGGTTTTCCGCACCGAGACGGTAAGACGCAGACTGCAATACCGTCTGGACAAGGTGTTGGCCAGATTGCACATACTCGAAGCCCTGATGATTGCTTTCCTCAATATTGACGAAGTGATTGAAATCATCCGCTTCCACGATGAGCCCAAGGCCGAATTGATGGCCAGGTTCAACCTCAGCGATAAACAAGCCGAAGCGATACTGGAACTCAAGCTGCGCCATCTGGCCAAGCTTGAAGAAATGAAGATCAAGGCAGAGCAAAGCGAGCTGGAGAGTGAGCGCGACAAGCTGGAGCAAATTCTGGGTTCAGAGCGTCGTCTGAAAACTCTGATCAAGAAAGAGCTGGCTCAGGATGCCGAGACCTACGGTGACGAGCGTCGCTCGCCCCTGGTGGTGCGCCAGGAGTCCCGTGCTCTCACAGAGCAGGAGCTGACGCCGACCGAGCCGGTCACTGTGGTTTTGTCAGAGAAGGGCTGGGTGCGCTGCGCCAAGGGCCATGACATAGATGCCGCCGGCCTGTCTTATAAGGCCGGCGATAACTTCCTGTGCAGCGCCATGGGGCGCAGCAACCAGCAGACTGTGTTTATCGACAGTGGCGGTCGTGCCTTCTCTACCGATACCCATACCCTGCCGTCGGCCAGAAGCCAGGGCGAGCCCATTACCACCCGCTTCAATCTGGCCCCGGGTGAAACCATGGAGCATGTGCTCCTGGGTGACGAGCAGCAGTGCTTCCTGATGGCCAGCGACGCGGGCTATGGCTTTATCTGTACCTTTGCCGACATGGTGTCCCGCAACAAGGCGGGTAAGGCGTTGCTGAGTCTGCCGGCCAATGCCAAATCCCTGCCACCACGAAGGGTGGAAAAGGATGCCAATATGTCTATTGTGGCCATCACCAACGAAGGCCGGATGCTGGTGTTCGGTGTCGAGGCCCTGCCGCAATTGGCCAAGGGCAAGGGTAACAAGATCATCGGCATTCCATCAGAGCGGGCCAAGCTCAGGGAAGAACTGCTGACTCACCTGCATCTGGTGCCGGCGGATTCGTCGGTGACCCTGTGGGCCGGCAAGCGCAAGCTGACCTTAAAGCCTGCAGATCTCGAGCACTACCGCGGTGAGCGGGGTCGTCGCGGCGCCAAGCTGCCAAGGGGATTGCAGCGGGTCGACAGTGTAGAGCTGGGTGGCGATGAAGCACCAAGCTTGTAA
- a CDS encoding PQQ-dependent sugar dehydrogenase: MSNKRRTFPTAWILTLSLATLSVAQAATQSIMITVTKGFGLTLYASDVGDAKQLALGSDGTLFVGSDKSGTIEALVDSNQDGRVDKRYTIAKGLENPSAIAFHDGSLYVALEDRIVRYVDIEQRLRRPGRPKEVYDRLPSESRKSDRAMAFGPDGRLYLAIGAPCNVCEPEAPFGSIIAINVDSGASEQIVTGVRSVHGFDWSPLDGKLWFDDTGRDWMGDNLPPDEINRVEQKGAHYGFPYVHATDVLEPAYEKPESLKVTPPVFELPAHVSPMGMLFYRGEQFPENYRQQLFVAENGSWNRSSKIGYQIVVLSLEGNKVLKRETLVSFLDGEFPVARPHSMVMAADGSLYISDDLKGNIYRLYYRDAESDAEPDVQPEPVQEAQE; this comes from the coding sequence ATGAGTAACAAGCGCAGGACATTTCCCACAGCCTGGATCCTGACATTGTCGCTGGCGACCTTGAGCGTCGCCCAGGCAGCGACCCAGTCGATCATGATCACAGTCACCAAGGGCTTTGGTCTGACCCTGTACGCCTCGGATGTGGGCGATGCCAAACAACTGGCCCTGGGCAGTGATGGCACCCTGTTTGTCGGTTCGGACAAGAGCGGCACCATAGAGGCGCTGGTGGACAGCAATCAGGATGGTCGGGTCGACAAACGCTACACCATAGCCAAGGGGCTGGAAAATCCCAGCGCCATCGCCTTTCATGACGGTTCCCTGTATGTGGCGCTGGAAGATCGCATAGTGCGCTACGTGGACATAGAACAGCGCCTGCGCCGTCCCGGTCGCCCCAAAGAAGTGTACGACAGGCTGCCCAGTGAGAGTCGCAAAAGCGACCGGGCCATGGCCTTCGGTCCCGACGGCCGCCTGTATCTGGCCATTGGCGCCCCCTGCAACGTCTGTGAACCCGAGGCGCCGTTCGGCTCCATCATTGCCATCAATGTGGACTCGGGCGCCAGCGAGCAGATAGTCACGGGCGTGCGCAGTGTCCACGGTTTTGACTGGTCTCCGCTGGATGGCAAGCTGTGGTTCGATGATACCGGCCGTGACTGGATGGGTGACAACCTGCCGCCGGATGAAATCAACCGGGTTGAGCAGAAGGGGGCCCATTACGGTTTCCCCTATGTTCATGCCACCGACGTTCTCGAGCCCGCCTATGAAAAGCCGGAAAGCCTCAAGGTAACACCTCCCGTATTTGAGCTGCCGGCCCATGTATCGCCCATGGGGATGCTGTTTTACCGTGGCGAGCAATTTCCTGAAAACTACCGCCAGCAGTTGTTCGTTGCCGAAAACGGCTCCTGGAACCGCTCCAGCAAGATTGGCTACCAGATAGTGGTGCTGTCGCTGGAGGGCAACAAGGTGCTCAAGCGCGAGACCCTGGTGAGTTTTCTTGATGGTGAATTCCCCGTGGCCAGACCCCACTCCATGGTGATGGCAGCCGATGGCTCGCTGTATATTTCGGACGATCTCAAGGGCAATATTTACCGTCTTTATTACCGCGATGCCGAGTCAGACGCGGAGCCGGACGTGCAGCCGGAACCTGTACAGGAAGCACAAGAATGA
- a CDS encoding YqiA/YcfP family alpha/beta fold hydrolase gives MLLYIHGFNSSPDSEKGRVTADYMRRCHPQVNLVQPQLPCDTRAAMALLGELCEQALAKGETLSFIGSSLGGFYASFLVQRYGGKAVLINPAVAPYHLFDEFLGPQHNPYTGEDYQVLPEHKDALLDFDLPAIANPERFFVLLQTGDEVLDYRDALTKYHCCEMLLQPGGDHSFIGYGAQLPAIGRFLQLP, from the coding sequence ATGCTGCTCTACATTCATGGCTTCAATTCATCTCCCGACTCGGAAAAAGGGCGAGTGACCGCCGATTATATGCGTCGCTGTCATCCACAAGTTAACCTGGTTCAGCCACAGTTGCCCTGTGATACCCGGGCCGCCATGGCGCTGCTTGGTGAGCTTTGCGAGCAGGCGCTGGCAAAGGGAGAAACCCTGAGTTTCATCGGCTCATCCCTGGGAGGCTTTTATGCCAGCTTCCTGGTACAGCGCTACGGTGGCAAGGCGGTACTGATCAATCCGGCGGTGGCGCCCTATCATTTGTTTGATGAGTTTCTCGGCCCCCAGCATAACCCCTACACGGGGGAGGATTATCAGGTGTTGCCGGAACATAAAGACGCTTTGCTGGACTTTGATTTGCCCGCAATAGCCAACCCGGAACGTTTTTTTGTATTATTGCAAACCGGCGACGAGGTGCTCGATTACCGCGACGCGCTGACCAAATACCATTGTTGTGAGATGCTGCTGCAACCCGGAGGCGATCACAGTTTTATCGGCTATGGTGCACAGCTGCCTGCCATAGGCCGGTTTTTACAGTTACCTTGA
- a CDS encoding DUF1249 domain-containing protein, whose protein sequence is MILNRAKPRYQPDVNRFLALCGRNYALILRWLPRDWPEGQKLRAQGTKGHLLLTLQENTRYTQLVEISRPLGGEPLVQDPKLLVRIYHDAKLAEVLTGQQISLLSAVYDYPNVCMYQSDEKYQVNAFLEDLLTIGCRHALAVQS, encoded by the coding sequence TTGATCCTGAACCGAGCCAAACCCCGTTATCAACCCGACGTGAATCGCTTTCTGGCGCTTTGCGGGCGCAACTACGCCTTAATCCTGCGTTGGCTGCCCAGAGATTGGCCCGAGGGACAGAAGTTGAGAGCACAGGGAACCAAGGGGCATTTATTGCTTACGTTGCAGGAAAATACCCGTTATACCCAGCTGGTGGAAATCAGTCGTCCTCTGGGCGGTGAACCACTGGTACAGGATCCGAAACTCTTGGTTCGGATTTATCATGATGCTAAATTAGCGGAAGTGTTAACTGGCCAACAGATTTCTCTCCTCAGTGCAGTGTATGATTACCCGAACGTTTGCATGTACCAGAGTGATGAAAAATATCAGGTAAATGCGTTCCTGGAAGACTTATTGACCATTGGCTGCCGTCACGCACTGGCAGTGCAATCCTGA
- a CDS encoding bacterioferritin-associated ferredoxin, giving the protein MYVCVCYAITDTQIKDAVSKGDCSLSDVKKRLGVASQCGKCAKMAAEVIQRQLDVEPNYYEVA; this is encoded by the coding sequence ATGTACGTTTGCGTGTGTTATGCCATCACAGATACCCAGATTAAAGACGCCGTCAGCAAGGGCGATTGCAGCCTGAGCGATGTTAAAAAGCGTTTGGGGGTTGCCAGCCAATGTGGCAAGTGCGCCAAGATGGCCGCCGAAGTGATCCAGAGACAACTGGACGTGGAGCCGAATTACTACGAAGTCGCCTGA
- a CDS encoding glycerophosphodiester phosphodiesterase gives MLIFAHRGASGYAPENTLAAMEKALELGVEAIELDIHAVEGELMVFHDRRLEGKSDGKGFIRHKTLAELSKVRVRGEAVPSLWQVLELTRGRCLVNIELKGQGTVAPLVPLYHRAIAELGFSPEQLLLSSFNHPYLAQLRQQLPKARLAPLLGSLPLDLAAVAGSLGAYSIHLDVDFISHAMVDDAHRRGVKVYVYTVDDADEIQALRQLGVDGIFANYPDRAQAALAVASVRDYGHWFD, from the coding sequence ATGCTGATATTTGCGCACAGGGGTGCCAGTGGTTATGCGCCGGAGAACACCCTGGCCGCCATGGAAAAGGCCCTGGAGCTGGGCGTCGAGGCCATAGAGCTGGATATCCATGCGGTGGAGGGCGAACTGATGGTGTTCCACGACCGAAGGCTCGAAGGTAAAAGCGATGGCAAGGGTTTTATCCGCCATAAGACCCTGGCAGAGCTCAGCAAAGTCAGGGTCCGGGGAGAAGCAGTCCCCAGCCTTTGGCAGGTGCTGGAGCTTACTCGTGGCCGCTGCCTGGTCAATATTGAACTCAAGGGCCAGGGGACTGTGGCGCCGCTCGTGCCCTTGTACCACAGGGCCATAGCCGAACTGGGCTTCAGCCCTGAGCAGCTGCTGCTGTCGTCCTTCAACCACCCTTATCTGGCGCAGTTGCGGCAACAGCTGCCAAAGGCCAGACTGGCACCGCTGCTGGGTTCCTTGCCGCTGGATCTGGCCGCAGTGGCCGGCTCTCTTGGTGCCTATTCCATACATCTCGACGTGGACTTTATCAGCCACGCCATGGTGGATGATGCCCACAGGCGCGGGGTGAAGGTCTATGTCTACACTGTGGATGATGCCGATGAAATCCAAGCCCTCAGGCAGCTGGGGGTCGATGGCATCTTTGCCAATTATCCCGACCGCGCCCAGGCGGCGCTGGCAGTTGCCTCAGTGCGGGACTATGGCCACTGGTTTGATTAA
- the cpdA gene encoding 3',5'-cyclic-AMP phosphodiesterase, giving the protein MLKEAVSYQLPEGESLRLLQITDPHLFADHEGELLGVNTASSLQAVLDTYKTSDFHAQLMLATGDISQDFSADSYRNFVKAVAQLDMPCHYLPGNHDDPRIMHLHMQGYRVFGQQRILAAGWQILMLDSTVRGKPGGHMAEAQFAIIEAAIAAHPDLHTLLVMHHNPVLVGSAWLDQHCMDNGEEFLERVGRYANVRGVLWGHVHQQLDSSYQGRHGAIHLMATPSTCIQFEPKSSFFALDSRQPGFRLLELGADGSIHSQVQRVAGDSFAPDNSASGY; this is encoded by the coding sequence GTGCTGAAAGAGGCCGTTTCTTATCAACTGCCAGAGGGAGAGAGTCTGCGTCTTTTGCAGATCACCGACCCACATCTGTTTGCAGATCATGAAGGTGAACTGTTGGGGGTTAATACCGCCAGCAGCCTTCAGGCCGTGCTTGATACCTACAAAACCTCTGATTTTCACGCCCAGCTAATGTTGGCTACCGGCGATATCAGCCAGGATTTTTCTGCCGACTCCTATCGCAATTTTGTTAAAGCCGTGGCGCAATTGGATATGCCCTGTCATTACCTGCCCGGCAATCACGATGACCCACGCATCATGCACCTGCACATGCAGGGCTACAGGGTATTTGGCCAGCAACGTATTTTGGCCGCAGGCTGGCAAATATTGATGCTCGACTCAACCGTGCGCGGTAAACCCGGCGGGCACATGGCGGAGGCGCAATTTGCCATTATAGAGGCGGCAATTGCTGCCCATCCCGACCTGCACACCCTCTTGGTTATGCACCACAATCCGGTGTTGGTGGGCAGTGCCTGGCTGGATCAACATTGTATGGACAATGGTGAGGAGTTTCTGGAGCGGGTTGGTCGCTATGCCAATGTCAGAGGCGTGCTCTGGGGTCATGTGCATCAGCAGCTCGACAGCAGCTATCAGGGGCGCCATGGTGCTATTCACCTGATGGCAACGCCGTCAACCTGTATTCAGTTTGAACCCAAATCGTCCTTTTTTGCCCTCGACAGCCGCCAGCCGGGCTTCCGTTTGCTGGAGCTGGGGGCCGATGGTAGCATTCACAGCCAAGTTCAGCGTGTTGCGGGCGACAGCTTCGCACCCGATAACAGTGCCAGCGGTTACTGA
- the nudF gene encoding ADP-ribose diphosphatase: MIKRFFGREDVEVLGERTAFKGFFTLKEYRFRHRLFAGGWSQEVTREVFECGHAVVVLPYDPRRDQLVLIEQIRFPAVETSNNPWLLELVAGMIDAGESPEQVAERELLEEAGLDALSMHKVGSYLASPGGTSERFYFYWAEVDASKACGIHGLAEEHEDIRVHVLDREEAYNLVIQGQIENASTLIGLQWLQLNHEKLRRTSE; encoded by the coding sequence ATGATAAAACGCTTTTTTGGCCGGGAAGACGTTGAAGTGCTTGGTGAAAGAACCGCTTTCAAAGGTTTTTTCACCCTGAAGGAATATCGCTTTCGCCACCGGTTATTTGCCGGTGGTTGGAGTCAGGAAGTGACCCGGGAGGTGTTCGAGTGCGGCCACGCCGTGGTGGTCCTGCCCTACGACCCACGCCGGGATCAGCTGGTGCTGATTGAACAGATACGTTTTCCGGCAGTCGAAACCAGTAATAACCCCTGGTTGCTGGAACTGGTGGCCGGCATGATAGACGCCGGGGAATCTCCGGAGCAGGTCGCCGAACGCGAGTTGCTTGAAGAGGCTGGGCTGGATGCGCTGAGCATGCATAAAGTGGGCAGCTATCTCGCCAGCCCGGGTGGTACCAGCGAGCGCTTTTATTTTTATTGGGCTGAAGTGGATGCCAGCAAGGCCTGCGGTATTCACGGTCTGGCCGAAGAGCATGAAGACATCAGGGTCCATGTGCTGGACCGCGAAGAAGCCTACAATTTGGTGATCCAGGGGCAGATCGAAAATGCCTCGACCCTGATAGGGTTGCAGTGGCTGCAACTCAACCATGAGAAATTACGCCGAACAAGTGAGTGA
- a CDS encoding DUF3392 domain-containing protein — protein sequence MDTIVTLLKDLAYPIYPWMNQVATAIVACLMLVFAPDINRTLRRWVGARSFFVRTLLFILVNAFVYGLLIVGLSPWLARQLVQVPPLWLLALLCGLFVFIGVWAQRQRQI from the coding sequence ATGGACACAATTGTCACCCTGCTCAAAGACCTCGCCTATCCCATTTACCCCTGGATGAACCAGGTGGCCACCGCCATAGTGGCCTGCCTGATGCTGGTTTTTGCCCCTGATATCAACCGCACCCTGCGCCGCTGGGTTGGGGCCCGTTCCTTCTTCGTTCGCACCCTGCTGTTTATTCTGGTCAACGCCTTCGTCTATGGCCTGCTGATCGTCGGTCTGAGCCCCTGGCTGGCGCGGCAACTGGTGCAGGTACCACCCTTGTGGCTGCTGGCATTGCTTTGTGGTCTGTTTGTGTTTATCGGCGTCTGGGCCCAGCGTCAAAGACAGATTTAA
- a CDS encoding D-2-hydroxyacid dehydrogenase produces the protein MSHKLLLLTRENERYRQLLASCHLPGLQLLDDDPANIRRADIWLAEPALAAPLLAHADQLRWMQSTFAGVDLLVKPKQRRDYCLTNVRGIFGPLMSEYLFGYLLARQREHDKYRSQQQQKIWLPGSYRTLQGQELLLLGTGSIAKHLAATAKHFGMKVTGINRSAKPTAGFDRVATLDALPEFIVGADAIASILPSTPETRGALSAQMLALMKPGAVLFNLGRGDVLDLDALAEQLQNQPEQQAVLDVFNQEPLPQDHPIWDRDNVIITPHIAAPSFPEQVAEIFSSNYHLLLKGEPLTHQVNFERGY, from the coding sequence ATGTCACACAAGCTTCTGTTACTTACCCGGGAAAACGAGCGTTACCGCCAGCTGCTGGCCTCCTGTCACCTGCCGGGACTGCAATTGCTGGACGACGACCCCGCCAATATCCGCCGTGCCGACATCTGGCTGGCCGAGCCCGCCCTGGCCGCCCCCCTGCTCGCCCATGCCGATCAACTGCGTTGGATGCAGTCCACCTTTGCCGGTGTCGATCTCCTGGTCAAGCCCAAACAAAGACGGGATTATTGTCTCACCAATGTGCGCGGTATTTTCGGCCCTCTGATGAGCGAGTACCTGTTCGGTTACCTGCTGGCACGCCAGCGGGAGCACGACAAATACCGCAGCCAGCAACAGCAAAAGATCTGGTTGCCGGGCAGCTACCGCACCCTGCAGGGCCAGGAATTGTTGCTGCTGGGCACAGGCTCCATTGCCAAACACCTGGCGGCCACCGCCAAGCACTTTGGCATGAAGGTGACCGGCATCAACCGCAGCGCCAAGCCCACCGCCGGTTTTGATCGGGTCGCCACCCTGGACGCCCTACCGGAATTTATCGTCGGCGCCGATGCCATCGCCAGCATTCTTCCCAGCACCCCGGAAACCCGCGGCGCCCTCAGCGCCCAAATGCTGGCGCTGATGAAACCCGGCGCCGTGCTGTTTAACCTGGGACGGGGGGATGTGCTCGACCTCGACGCCCTGGCAGAGCAGCTGCAAAACCAGCCGGAGCAACAGGCGGTGCTGGATGTGTTCAACCAGGAGCCCCTGCCCCAGGACCACCCTATATGGGACAGGGACAATGTGATCATCACCCCTCATATTGCGGCCCCCAGCTTTCCGGAGCAGGTGGCGGAAATCTTCAGCAGCAACTATCACCTGCTGCTCAAGGGTGAGCCACTCACCCATCAGGTCAATTTCGAGCGGGGCTACTGA